The DNA region CGGGGCTGGTTTTCCGGGTGCTGGgtttccggaggcaggattttccggaggcCGGATTTATAAGAGACAAGAGTTTCCGATACTTCGAGTCTCCGAGcttttgagtcgaagggcctttgcgcgaaaaaccttagcgcaaaaagtccttagcgggagaagttctgcggataagttcggaggaagttcagagaaatttctggggggggacaCCAGAAATTTAGGGGAGGGGTACACTGAAAaaagccataaaaatttaaacactttACTACCATCAAAAATAGCAGTTaaagataatttaataatttattgatcctTGACAATATAGTAGAGTAAATTTACTCGAACATTAAGAAAGTAGGTCACAGACCTAATTGAATATTGTTGTATTACATGAACATTATGAGGCAATTCTTCGATTTCAAACATGCAGTTATCGTagtaatgagaattatttatctTGATGATTAATGAACACTAATTAATTAGACTACTAAGACctaacactgttttaaatgatAGAAAACATGAATCAATTGAGAGAAAGTCTCTTCACAATCAATGCAACAATAAGACTTCTTTCCTATGTACACGCAAGTGTAAGACAAGGTTTCGTTTGGTACcataagacttttcacattcattgcatgaataacaTTACTCCTCCGCATGAGTCTGCAAATGAAGGACAAGGTTGCTCCTAAAagggaaagacttttcacattcaccgcagaaataaggtttctcctttgtatgaatcctcatgtgacagacaaggttgctccttacagggaaagacttttcacattcattgcattaatatggtttctccttcgtatgagtccgaatgtgacggacaaggttacccttttgagagaaagacttttcacattcgttacatgaaaaaggtttctccttcgtatgagtccgaatgtgaaggACAAGGCTAGCCTTTACAGAGAAAGACTtctcacattcaccgcaggaataaggtttctccttcgtatgagtccgaatgtgacagacaagggaactcttttgagagaaagacttttcacattcaccgcaggaataaggtttctccttcgtatgagtccgaatgtgacggacaagttGACTCTTtttagagaaagacttttcacattcaccgcaggaataaggtttcgcCTTCGCATGATTCCAAATGTGATGAACATGACAACTCTTATTAGCGAATGACTGTTCACATTCATTGGAGGAATAAGGTTTCTTTGCTGAGTGTGAACTATCTGTGCATGATCTCCCATCTACAGTGAAGCTTTTTCTCACTTCCCTCACATTtttctccttccttgttcctccaAAGTTTGCCTTAAAAAGCCCATTTACGTTTTGTCTCATCCCTTTTCTGTTACATATCAGCTTATCTAAACTCTTGGAGGAGGTGGGCTGATGAGAAGTATTTGTTTCCCCTCCTGAAACAAGAGTTTTGAGGGCCAAATCTTTTCCAATAGTCAAATTAGCATCAATATCGAAATTGCCAGAACCAAAATGAATTTTGAGGTGCTGGATGAGATCATTCTTGGCATTGAATGCATCTCCACAGTCGAAGCAACGATAGGAATTGTCATTTGATTTAGCACACTTCCCAGGATTGTTTATCATGCTAGTACTCATCTCTTTGTTTTCTCGCATGACTGCCTCATGGCAACTCTTTCTACTGTCAGTGACCCTGAAAAACTTTATGCTGTCTGGATTCTCACAACTACTTGTTTCCCCAGCAACAGTCATTGTTGCTCTTTTTCCTCTGATTTTAGACACATGCTTAGATTTCGAATGAAGCTGTCCATCACCAGGAATTGAGCATGAAGTTATTTTATCAGAAAGATAGGTACCACATTTTTCAATGCCTTTATCCATcaccttcctttctttctttgaaT from Ischnura elegans chromosome 13 unlocalized genomic scaffold, ioIscEleg1.1 SUPER_13_unloc_4, whole genome shotgun sequence includes:
- the LOC124173304 gene encoding zinc finger protein with KRAB and SCAN domains 7-like — translated: MAMESMTEALDLPASERASASFALLEPKITASNSKKERKVMDKGIEKCGTYLSDKITSCSIPGDGQLHSKSKHVSKIRGKRATMTVAGETSSCENPDSIKFFRVTDSRKSCHEAVMRENKEMSTSMINNPGKCAKSNDNSYRCFDCGDAFNAKNDLIQHLKIHFGSGNFDIDANLTIGKDLALKTLVSGGETNTSHQPTSSKSLDKLICNRKGMRQNVNGLFKANFGGTRKEKNVREVRKSFTVDGRSCTDSSHSAKKPYSSNECEQSNLVLHLQTHAEE